One region of Tachysurus fulvidraco isolate hzauxx_2018 chromosome 9, HZAU_PFXX_2.0, whole genome shotgun sequence genomic DNA includes:
- the atp5meb gene encoding ATP synthase membrane subunit eb, with the protein MILCSSLSLTFCRLCAKRRIEMVPPVQVSPLIKTARYSALILGIIYGKKRYDYLKPVAAEERRIEEEERKMREEQERIAKQLAEANEDTILK; encoded by the exons ATGATCCTTTGCTCCAGCTTGTCTCTGACCTTCTGTCGGCTGTGCGCTAAAAGACGGATAGAAATGGTGCCTCCTGTGCAGGTTTCACCTCTTATTAAG acaGCCAGGTACTCGGCTCTGATTTTGGGGATCATCTACGGCAAAAAGCGCTATG ATTACCTGAAGCCCGTAGCAGCGGAGGAGAGGAGGATCGAGGAGGAGGAAAGGAAAATGAGGGAGGAACAAGAACGCATCGCTAAACAGCTGGCTGAGg CAAATGAAGATACGATCCTGAAATAA
- the idua gene encoding alpha-L-iduronidase isoform X2, which yields MTACSRIVNGEYHYNFSYLDELMELLLQNGLQPGFELMGSANGTFSDFENKTQVSEWQRLVYLTAQRYIERYGLDIVSRWNFETWNEPNNHDFDNVTMTIQGFLNYYDACLAGLRNASVTLRLGGPGDSCHTPPHSPYCWALLQHCHDTHTRHPDTHFNTYLETHSLHYIALHKKGGGGTIPILQQLIDTMQEIQQQFPLFRSLPVYNDEADPLVGWNKPLVWRADVTYAAMVIKVISQHQDLLISDVNNTINFTLLSNDNAFLSYHPHQFTQRTLTARFQINNTQTPHVQFIRKPVLTAMGLLALLGEQQVKVTMVTRDPQEESSVGVLASAHTPQFTHTADSWQSAVLLYNCRDNITSNTTDTITLNITGAPTHTDVMYVMRYMDNVVSNPYKLWRQMGSPDYPTVQQLTQLRGQEDAQTDGPIPVPTQGVLSIRVKLPVPSILLIHLCARSTHTPGQVNGLRFVSITKGQVLVVWKDRDVGTKCVKTYEVEFSGDGVTFQRINFRDTVFTSYTFSPECLDVCGLYRVRAVDFWGRAGPYSPTERYTEFC from the exons ATGACGGCCTGCAGCAG gATTGTAAATGGTGAATATCACTACAACTTCTCATACCTGGATGAGCTGATGGAGCTGCTATTGCAGAACGGCCTGCAGCCCG GCTTTGAGCTGATGGGCAGCGCCAACGGCACTTTCAGTGACTTTGAGAACAAAACCCAGGTGTCCGAGTGGCAGAGGCTGGTTTACCTCACAGCTCAAAGATACATCG agaggTATGGTTTGGACATCGTCTCCAGGTGGAACTTTGAGACATGGAACGAGCCGAACAATCACGACTTTGACAACGTCACGATGACCATCCagg GGTTCCTGAACTACTATGACGCGTGTTTGGCTGGTCTGCGTAATGCCAGTGTGACTCTGAGGCTTGGAGGTCCGGGGGACTCGTGTCACACGCCTCCTCACTCTCCATACTGCTGGGCCTTACTGCAGCACTgccacgacacacacacacgccaccctgacacacactttaacacatacCTCGAAACACACAGCCTCCACTACATCGCCCTGCacaagaag ggtgGAGGTGGTACAATCCCAATCCTGCAGCAGTTGATTGACACGATGCAGGAGATCCAGCAGCAGTTTCCTCTGTTCcgttcacttcctgtttataaCGACGAGGCCGATCCACTCGTCGGCTGGAACAAGCCACTCGTCTGGCGCGCTGATGTCACCTATGCTGCCATGGTGATCAAG gtgatcTCTCAGCACCAGGACCTTCTCATTTCTGATGTGAACAACACCATCAACTTCACACTGCTGAGCAATGACAACGCCTTCCTGAGTTACCATCCACACCAGTTCACCCAGCGCACGCTGACCGCCCGCTTCCAGatcaacaacacacaaacacctcacgTCCAGTTTATACGCAAACCCGTCCTCACCGCCATGGGACTGCTCGCCCTGCTAG GTGAGCAGCAGGTAAAGGTTACCATGGTGACCCGAGACCCTCAGGAAGAGAGTTCAGTGGGTGTGCTAgcgagcgcacacacaccccagttcacacacactgctgatagCTGGCAGAGTGCTGTGCTTCTGTACAACTGCAGAGACAACATCACCTCCAACACCACGGATAccatcacactgaacatcacaggagcccccacacacaccg ATGTAATGTATGTGATGCGCTACATGGACAACGTTGTTAGTAACCCGTATAAATTGTGGAGGCAGATGGGCAGCCCAGATTATCCCACAGTGCAACAACTCACACAGCTCAGGGGTcaagag GATGCTCAGACAGATGGCCCCATCCCAGTCCCCACTCAGGGAGTTCTGTCTATTAGGGTGAAACTTCCTGTTCCCTCCATACTGCTCATCCACCTTTGTGCtcggtccacacacacacctggacag GTGAACGGTTTGCGTTTCGTCTCCATTACTAAAGGTCAAGTCCTTGTCGTGTGGAAGGATCGTGACGTCGGCACAAA GTGTGTGAAGACGTATGAGGTGGAGTTCTCCGGAGACGGAGTTACGTTTCAGAGGATTAATTTCAGAGACACAGTGTTCACCTCTTACACCTTCTCACCAG AGTGTCTGGATGTGTGCGGATTATACAGAGTGAGAGCCGTGGACTTCTGGGGACGAGCAGGACCATATTCCCCTACAGAAAGATACACAGAGTTCTGCTGA
- the idua gene encoding alpha-L-iduronidase isoform X1 gives MKDAAGVCGLITALFMSLCSVSSSDIQLIVRADQPVSNITHFWRSTGFCPPQPHTSAHLYDLSKDEQLNLALLGSVPHDGLQQVRIHWLLELVSARIVNGEYHYNFSYLDELMELLLQNGLQPGFELMGSANGTFSDFENKTQVSEWQRLVYLTAQRYIERYGLDIVSRWNFETWNEPNNHDFDNVTMTIQGFLNYYDACLAGLRNASVTLRLGGPGDSCHTPPHSPYCWALLQHCHDTHTRHPDTHFNTYLETHSLHYIALHKKGGGGTIPILQQLIDTMQEIQQQFPLFRSLPVYNDEADPLVGWNKPLVWRADVTYAAMVIKVISQHQDLLISDVNNTINFTLLSNDNAFLSYHPHQFTQRTLTARFQINNTQTPHVQFIRKPVLTAMGLLALLGEQQVKVTMVTRDPQEESSVGVLASAHTPQFTHTADSWQSAVLLYNCRDNITSNTTDTITLNITGAPTHTDVMYVMRYMDNVVSNPYKLWRQMGSPDYPTVQQLTQLRGQEDAQTDGPIPVPTQGVLSIRVKLPVPSILLIHLCARSTHTPGQVNGLRFVSITKGQVLVVWKDRDVGTKCVKTYEVEFSGDGVTFQRINFRDTVFTSYTFSPECLDVCGLYRVRAVDFWGRAGPYSPTERYTEFC, from the exons tcctcCTCAGCCACACACCAGTGCACACCTTTATGACCTGAGTAAAGATGAGCAGCTGAACCTGGCTCTTCTCGGCTCTGTTCCTCATGACGGCCTGCAGCAGGTGAGGATCCACTGGCTGCTGGAGCTGGTGTCTGCACg gATTGTAAATGGTGAATATCACTACAACTTCTCATACCTGGATGAGCTGATGGAGCTGCTATTGCAGAACGGCCTGCAGCCCG GCTTTGAGCTGATGGGCAGCGCCAACGGCACTTTCAGTGACTTTGAGAACAAAACCCAGGTGTCCGAGTGGCAGAGGCTGGTTTACCTCACAGCTCAAAGATACATCG agaggTATGGTTTGGACATCGTCTCCAGGTGGAACTTTGAGACATGGAACGAGCCGAACAATCACGACTTTGACAACGTCACGATGACCATCCagg GGTTCCTGAACTACTATGACGCGTGTTTGGCTGGTCTGCGTAATGCCAGTGTGACTCTGAGGCTTGGAGGTCCGGGGGACTCGTGTCACACGCCTCCTCACTCTCCATACTGCTGGGCCTTACTGCAGCACTgccacgacacacacacacgccaccctgacacacactttaacacatacCTCGAAACACACAGCCTCCACTACATCGCCCTGCacaagaag ggtgGAGGTGGTACAATCCCAATCCTGCAGCAGTTGATTGACACGATGCAGGAGATCCAGCAGCAGTTTCCTCTGTTCcgttcacttcctgtttataaCGACGAGGCCGATCCACTCGTCGGCTGGAACAAGCCACTCGTCTGGCGCGCTGATGTCACCTATGCTGCCATGGTGATCAAG gtgatcTCTCAGCACCAGGACCTTCTCATTTCTGATGTGAACAACACCATCAACTTCACACTGCTGAGCAATGACAACGCCTTCCTGAGTTACCATCCACACCAGTTCACCCAGCGCACGCTGACCGCCCGCTTCCAGatcaacaacacacaaacacctcacgTCCAGTTTATACGCAAACCCGTCCTCACCGCCATGGGACTGCTCGCCCTGCTAG GTGAGCAGCAGGTAAAGGTTACCATGGTGACCCGAGACCCTCAGGAAGAGAGTTCAGTGGGTGTGCTAgcgagcgcacacacaccccagttcacacacactgctgatagCTGGCAGAGTGCTGTGCTTCTGTACAACTGCAGAGACAACATCACCTCCAACACCACGGATAccatcacactgaacatcacaggagcccccacacacaccg ATGTAATGTATGTGATGCGCTACATGGACAACGTTGTTAGTAACCCGTATAAATTGTGGAGGCAGATGGGCAGCCCAGATTATCCCACAGTGCAACAACTCACACAGCTCAGGGGTcaagag GATGCTCAGACAGATGGCCCCATCCCAGTCCCCACTCAGGGAGTTCTGTCTATTAGGGTGAAACTTCCTGTTCCCTCCATACTGCTCATCCACCTTTGTGCtcggtccacacacacacctggacag GTGAACGGTTTGCGTTTCGTCTCCATTACTAAAGGTCAAGTCCTTGTCGTGTGGAAGGATCGTGACGTCGGCACAAA GTGTGTGAAGACGTATGAGGTGGAGTTCTCCGGAGACGGAGTTACGTTTCAGAGGATTAATTTCAGAGACACAGTGTTCACCTCTTACACCTTCTCACCAG AGTGTCTGGATGTGTGCGGATTATACAGAGTGAGAGCCGTGGACTTCTGGGGACGAGCAGGACCATATTCCCCTACAGAAAGATACACAGAGTTCTGCTGA